DNA from Triticum aestivum cultivar Chinese Spring chromosome 7D, IWGSC CS RefSeq v2.1, whole genome shotgun sequence:
tcttaaaaaagagttgtatatgatgcaaccagaaggttttgtcgatcctaaaggtggtgacaaagtgtgcaagctgcagcgatccatttatggactggtgcaagcctctcgcagttggaatatacgctttgatgaggtgatcaaagcatatggttttatacagacttttggagaagtctgtatttacaagaaagtgagtgggagctctgtagcatttctaatattatatgtggatgacatattgttgattggaaatgatatagaatttttggatagcataaaaggatacttgaataagagtttttcaatgaaagacctcggtgaagctgcttatatattgggcattaagatctgtagagatagatcaagatgcttaattggactttcacaaagcacataccttgataagattttgaagaagttcaaaatggatcagtcaaagaaagggttcttgcctgtgttacaaggtctgaagttgagtcagactcaatgcccgaccactgcagaagatagagagaaaatgaaagtcattccctatgcttcagccataggttctatcatgtatgctatatatgctgtgtaccagacctgatgtgtgccttgctataattatagcagggaggtaccaaagtaatctaggagtggatcactggacagcggtcaagaacatcctgaagtacctgaaaaggactaaggatatgtttctcgtttatggaggtgacaaagagctcgtcgtaaatggttacttcgatgctagctttgacactgatccggatgactcttaagtcacaaaccgaatacgtatttatattgaatggtggagctgtcagttggtgcagttccaagcaaagcatcgtggcgggatctacgtgtgaagcggagtacatagctgcttcggaagcagcgaatgaaggagttcatatccgatctatgtgtaatacctagtgcatcgggtccaatgaaaatcttttgtgacaatactggagcaatagccttggcgaaggaatccagatttcacaaaagaaccaaacacatcaagagactcttcaactccatccgtgatcaagtcaaggagggagacatagagatttgcaaaatacatacggatctgaatgtggcaggcccgttgactaagcctcttccacgagaaaaacatgatcagcaccaagacaccatgggtgttagaatcattacaatgtaatctagagtattgactctagtgcaagtgggagactaaaggaaatatgccctagaggcaataataaagttgttgtttatatttccttatatcatgataaatatctattattcatgctagaattgtattaaccgaaaacttgatacatgtgtggatacatagacaaaacagtgtccctagtaaagcctctactagactagctcgttaatcaaagatggttaagtttcctaaccatagacatgtgttgtaatttgatgaacggtttcacatcattaggagaatgatgtgatggacaagacccattcgttagcttagcataatgatcgttaagttttattgctattgctttcttcatgacttatacatgttcctttgactatgagattatgcaactcccgtaccggaggaataccttgtgtgctatcaaacattacaatgtaaatgggtgattataaacatgctctacaggtatctccgaaggtgttttgttgggttggcatagatcgagattaggatttgtcactccgagtatcggagaggtatctctgggccctcccggtaatgcacaccatgataagccttgcaagcaatgtgactaatgagttggttacggaatgatgcattacggaacgagtaaagagacttgccggtaacgaaattgaactaggtatgtggataccgacgatcgaatctcgggcaagtaacataccgatgacaaagggaataatgtatgttgtcataacggttcgaccgataaagatcttcgtagaatatgtgggagcaaatatgagcatccaggttccgctattggttattcaccggagaagtgtctcggtcatgtctacatagttctcgaacccgtagggtctgcacgcttaatgttcgatggcgattggtattatgaggtatgtgttttggtgaccgaagtttgttcagagtcccggatgagatcacggacatgacgaggagtttctaaatggtcgagaggtaaaggttgatatattggacgatagtattcggacatcggaatggttccggagcgttttggatatttatcggagtaccgagaggttaccggaaccccccggggaaagtaatgggccaacatgggccataggggagagagaggacagcccacaaggggtggcacgcccccccatgggcagtccgaattggacaaggggaggggcatggccctcctttccttctccctctccctctccttccccctttccccctccgaaagaaggaaggggggccgactaggactaggagtccaagtcggtttccctcccacttggcgcgccccctagggacggcctcctccctctcctttatatacgggggcagggggcaccccaaaggacatcaattgttcttagccgtgtgcggtgcccccttccccgtttactcctccggtcatattgtcgtagtgcttaggagaaaccttgcgcggatcacttcaccatcaccgtcatcacgccgtcgtgctgaggaaactctccctcgacactttgctggatcaagagttcgagggacgtcatcgagctgaacatgtgctgaactcagaggtgccgtacgttcggtacttgatcggttggatcacaaagacgttcgactacatcaaccgcgttaaattaacgctttcgctttcggtctacgagggtacgtggacacactcccccctcttgttgctatgcatctcctagatagatcttgcgtgattgtaggaatttttttgaaattgcatgctacgttcccatcAGACGGTTTAGGGAGGACGAGCGATGGCGTCACCGGTTGGTGAGATGGGGAACGCGTACAGGGGTCACGAGAGAAGATTGTGCGGGATAAGGGAAATCCAACAACGGGATGAGAGGGGTCAGAAGGTTCGGGATAGGACTGCTCAGGAGACCTGGCCAGTTGCCCGGCGCTGAGTGCTGGTCTTCCATGTTTCCATATTACAGAGGATGGAATTAAATATTTTTACAAGAGAAATAAAAACCTAGTTATTTACACGTTTTTGCCCAAAATCTATGGGCCAAAATTAGGGCTTGTCTGGGATTGCTTTCCCTTTTCAAAATCAGCTCCACTACATCAAATTCATTTTGAAGCAGTTTCATGCAAGTTGGAGCTTCATCAAAGGGCAGTTTATTCTGCTTGGCTTCGAACTAGCTCTAGCTTTAAGAATTAAGAATTAGAAAATTTGGTGGGAAAGGTCTTTTTGGCTGGTGACGTGTGGAAATAAAACGAAGGGGTATCTACTTATTGATGACAGTGGTGGGTAATTTCCCCGCCACTCCACGAGGACTCTTTGAATTGAGTTTTTGAAGAGCTTCGCGAAAAAAAGGAAGTTGTACTCTAATTTTAGGTATTTTCTTTATAGGGCGATACATCGCGCCCGTTGGCTTGCcattttttccagatttttttagACAACTTGtgtttttagattttcttttagaGAAACTTGCGtttttaaattattatttttagAAACACTTGTGactttattcatactcataacaattaTAGGTACACTAATTTGGATCTAAAatccaagaaaatacaaagtaaccctatgactaagaattacaatgaaatcccTTGAAAACACATTTTTCGTGGTATCAATCTCTGCTCGAAGAAATACTCTaacaacttcggtaaagaggctGCAATTGGACTGAAGCAATGATGTTATCACTCTTTTACCCACATGAACATTACCAGTAGTGGTTTTTGAAAGCCCCTTGAGTTGCCCATCCAAAAAGATGGAAAGTCTTGATTGATGAGCATACTTGGGCTGGGGATGATTCCCTAGAAGTGCAGGCGTCGAATCACTATATATTAACCATGGTAATCACTAGACGTTGAGAAAGAACATAGAGGTCTTGAAGATCTGTGGTCCTCCCACCTCTCAGTGCCAAGATGACAGTCGGAGGCGAGGGGATCTAAATTTCtcagatggcggcgacgacggcggcacgAGAAACCTCTCGGAACTACACTTGCGTTTTTAGATCGGACCTGAATTTTGGGAGGGCGGAGCAATCCTAAACAGACCCTTatgcccttagagcatctctaacagatTCCATATAAGTTGACCCTATAAAACGCGTATAAGCTGCGGCCACAGCGTGCCTCGCCCCGGTGCCGCCCCGTCCTGATTCGGGCCACCGGTGGCCTACTGCGCCCTGCCCGTTGACCGCTTCGCCTCGGCAGTGGAGGTCGAGCCGGCCGCAATTCAGACCGGCGGCGGCAAATTCCGGCGTGTGACGGCTTCTTCCGACGTGCGGCGATGGATTCCGGCGAGTTCCGGGTAGATTTCGGCCAGTTGCGGGGCGACGCGTCTGCTCCGACGAGGTTTGACCAGTTTACGGATTGAATTGTATACTGTCTTCAAAACTGTACATATGAGGTTCTCGCGGATAGATTTTCAGTGCCCTTTAAAATGTTTAAGGGCCGAATGAGTATTACAGGATCTGCCGGGCGCCGTTTTTTCAATCGAAACTCTAAAACACTTTTTTTACgggtttgattttttttttttttttaggaAAAAGTTTTACGGGTTTGATGGGCAGATGCTCTTAGTAGTAGGCCTGATGGGCTGAGTTTTGCAGAGGAAAGTATAAATCTGTTGCTGCTGCGGCGGCGCTACAACACAACACCGGAAATTTACTCAGAGAAAAAAGAAACACAACACCGCAATCGCCACCTGCACCGAACCAGAGCAaatctccggcgagctcgagccgaAGCGGCGGACCCGCGCGAGCAGGAGAGATGGATCCGGACGAGGTGAAGTCGAAGCTCCAAGGCCTGGCCTTCGGCAACGtcctggccgccgccgcccgcgactaCAAGAAGGTGACTCTCGCTCGCCCCCGACGTCTCCTACCTCTCCCCAATCTGAGATTCCACGCCTTGCGCGTCGCCGTTACCCCTCCTCTGGTCTGATCCAGCGATCGGGTCGCCGGGCCGGCTGAGGATCCAGCGAACGCCCGAGCCGTGCCCGGTgccccccttggatcttgggacaAGTTCCTTCGTGTGCTTGCATTTCTTGGCCTTCGGAATCAAACGACGGGCGCTGCTGAGAGCCTAAGATTCGGCGAGCGGGTCATGTTCGCCCGTGTGGAAGTGGACAGCCCTGCTCCGGGGATCTAGCAAAATGGTTACATCTATAATGCTTGGGAATCATGCAGTAATGTTTTCCGTTTCTTTGCATAATGAGGATAAAGGCTGCTTTTGATTCTCAAATGTGGTTACTTTTCATGAATTCCACCATCCTGTAAGCTGGTGACATCTATTTTTCCTTTTGCAATACTGACACAGACACCATGATAGGAAGTTATAGCTAAAGAGAAGGCTCAAGCAGCACCTGCCATCCACGATGAAGTCGATCTTGATGAGTTACTGGATGTGAGTTGAACTTTACACCATCTCTTACCGTCTTGCGTTCCTCTTTAGTGTAGACCACCAACAACTTTGGTATCTGTCGCGCGACCATTATAATGCGGAACTGCTTTGTAGGACCCAGAGCTTGAGAAATTGCATGCTGAACGGCTTGCTGCTCTTAAGGTACTGATCCGCGTCTCACACTTGAGAGGCTTGTATAAGTGCCATATCATGCATTAAGTACCTCATTTTTCTCTATGCAACAGAGAGAGGTCGAGAAGCGTGAGGTGCTAAAGAGGCAAGGTCATGGTGAATACAGGGAAATAACTGAAGGGGACTTCTTAGGAGAGGTCACTTGTGGTGACAAGGTCATCTGTCATTTCTACCATCGTGAATTTTACCGCTGCAAGTAAGCCACAAGTCCTTTTTATGTATACAATGCCTCTTGCCCCTGATGATTTAGTAAGGTGCTGATCTGCGTCTCACACTTGATAATGATGTAAATCTTGGTAGGATCATGGATAAGCATTTGAAGGCACTCGCACCGGTCTATTTGGGAACTAAATTCGTCAAGCTTGATGCCGAAGTTCGTATAACGCTGTTAGTTTTAAGTTACTTCTGCTTTTACTACATCGATGGATGCTGATTTGTTGATAACTACTGCAGAATGCTCCCTTCTTTGTGGCAAAACTAGCAATCAAAACGTTGCCATGTGTTATATTGTTCAAGTAAGTGCATAAATTGTTCATGAATTCTACCTATTCCATCATTAGATAATGAGCCTTCTAACTGTTTTGTACTCTTTATTCCTATATGTCATCATGTCAAATTTAATCGAGGCTCATTCTAATTTAGTGTTTTTGCGGTGCTTTTGTATTTTAGGAAGGGTATTGCTGTTGATCGGTTGGTTGGTTTTGATGACCTTGGAAGTAAAGATGATTTTTCTACCAGGGCTTTGGAAAATGTACTGAAGAGGAAAGGTAGAGATACTGTTAACTTCTTCATACAGCATTCCTTCACAATTCGAAATAACGAATATGTTAACACCCTGCAAATATAGGTATAATTGAGGAAAAGAAGaaagatgatgatgacgaagatgatgaaacTGACATGTCAAAGGATAGGAGGGTTAGATCTTCCACTGCTTATGATTCAGATTCAGATTGAAGAGATGAAGTGATATGATCCTGTCTTTTGTAACATTATAAGTTTGTCTCTTTTGTACTCTAGTTCTCAAAAGCTTCTTTATGATTTATGTGTGCCGTATTGTATCGAACAAGAGAACTGGAGGCTGGATGTATTAGTGATCTGTCAATAGCTCCAGTTTTACATGATCTGGGTTATAGTTCACCAGCTATCAGAGTACAATGCATATGTATGACTAAGTATTAGTGCTGCAATTATGCTTCAGTGTTAGGCATTTCAGCTTCCTTATTCATCTCTGGTTTTTCCCTCATCACATCAAGCCTTGTCACGTGACTGAAGGGAGATAATTCATCAGACATTGTAGCTACAGAATTTCTCACATATGAGCTTTATTCCAAGCAATGCTGCCAAAACAAAGTCTGACAAAATTTATTCACAATATTATCACTTAATACACATCTGATGTCTATTACTCATCTTTTTATACACCTTCTTTTGTATAAATCTTATTATACACTTATTTCGACTTGCTATGTTGGGTATATGATAGAAGTCTGTCTATATATAGCTTCTTGCCTTACGGTCTGAGCTTGAAGTAGAATGGTAGGTCTATGTTGGTTGTCTGTAGAAGCCGACACCCTGCGTATACTGAGCGTAGGCCTCTGATTGCATGCCGATTGGGGCGCGGATGATCTGATCTGGGACATCGAAGGCGTCGACAAGTTCTCGAGCCACAAGCCTCACTTGGTAACTGAGGTAGTCTACCAGTTTATGGATAGCCTGCAAGCATACAGAGGAGCATAGCATCAGGTCCTGGTTCTGGTTCTGGTTCTGGTCTGAAGCTAAGAACTGAAATTGCAATTGTGTGCCATGGGGTTGACAAGCAGATGCAAACCTTGGCTTTGTTTGGCGCAACATAGTCTACATTCCGATATGTCCCGATGTCTTTCCAGATCCTTTCAAGCGCATAAAGGTCGCACACCAGCTTCAGTACTTCGCGTGTTTTTTCATCGGGGCAACTGCATAGACAAATCATAAGCCATTGTTGTCGCTTTAACTTCACCAGATAAAGTGAAAAGGTTACGTGCAACATCTCAATGGTGAGTAGGCTTTGTTAGTTCAGCTTTAATTTGCATTCATGATTCAGCTAAACAACAG
Protein-coding regions in this window:
- the LOC123164144 gene encoding thioredoxin domain-containing protein PLP3B, yielding MDPDEVKSKLQGLAFGNVLAAAARDYKKEVIAKEKAQAAPAIHDEVDLDELLDDPELEKLHAERLAALKREVEKREVLKRQGHGEYREITEGDFLGEVTCGDKVICHFYHREFYRCKIMDKHLKALAPVYLGTKFVKLDAENAPFFVAKLAIKTLPCVILFKKGIAVDRLVGFDDLGSKDDFSTRALENVLKRKGIIEEKKKDDDDEDDETDMSKDRRVRSSTAYDSDSD